A region from the Streptomyces sp. Tu6071 genome encodes:
- a CDS encoding alcohol dehydrogenase catalytic domain-containing protein → MASSNRAVTFQNPKEMRVESLDFPKLQMPNGKKAPHGVILRIVATNICGSDLHIYRGSFPVPQGMVMGHEMTGEVIEVGPDVEFLSEGDLVSVPFNVACGRCRNCRARRTDVCETTNPEVSCGAYGFNLGDWTGGQAEYLFVPYADFQLLRFPDRDQAMAKIRDLALLSDILPTAFHGLMEAGAKPGSTVYIAGAGPVGRCGAAAARLLGASCIIVGDYHKDRLELMKKNGCETIDLSQDAALTDQIEAILGEPMVDCAVDYVGTEAHGIGREAEDMDPAHALNQVLDATRAGGATGVIGVYGPDPLAKSKAEQQGTYPIDFGKAWIKSPRLAAGQAPIMHYNRELMMAILWDRMPYLSAMLNTKVISLDDAPDAYATFDTGVSEKFIIDPHGLIAA, encoded by the coding sequence ATGGCAAGTAGCAACCGCGCCGTCACCTTCCAGAACCCGAAGGAGATGCGCGTCGAGTCTCTGGATTTCCCGAAGCTTCAGATGCCGAACGGGAAGAAAGCCCCGCACGGCGTCATCCTCAGGATCGTCGCCACCAACATCTGCGGGAGCGATCTGCACATCTACCGTGGGTCCTTCCCGGTGCCCCAGGGTATGGTGATGGGCCACGAAATGACCGGGGAGGTCATCGAGGTCGGCCCCGACGTCGAGTTCCTCAGCGAGGGCGACCTCGTCTCCGTCCCCTTCAACGTCGCCTGCGGCCGATGCCGCAACTGCCGGGCCCGCCGGACCGACGTCTGCGAGACCACGAACCCTGAGGTGTCCTGCGGAGCGTACGGCTTCAACCTGGGCGACTGGACCGGTGGACAGGCCGAGTACTTGTTCGTCCCTTATGCCGACTTCCAGCTCCTGCGCTTCCCGGACAGGGACCAGGCCATGGCGAAGATCCGTGACCTGGCGCTGCTCTCGGACATCCTGCCCACCGCGTTCCACGGCCTCATGGAGGCCGGCGCCAAACCGGGCTCCACCGTGTACATCGCCGGCGCCGGCCCGGTCGGCCGCTGCGGCGCAGCAGCGGCGCGGCTCCTCGGGGCGTCCTGCATCATCGTCGGCGACTACCACAAGGACCGCCTGGAGCTGATGAAGAAGAACGGCTGCGAGACGATCGACCTGAGCCAGGACGCAGCGCTCACCGACCAGATCGAGGCCATCCTGGGCGAACCCATGGTCGACTGCGCAGTCGACTACGTCGGCACCGAGGCACACGGCATCGGCCGCGAGGCAGAGGACATGGACCCGGCCCACGCCCTCAACCAGGTGCTCGACGCCACCCGCGCGGGCGGAGCCACCGGAGTCATCGGCGTCTACGGTCCCGACCCGCTCGCGAAGTCGAAGGCCGAGCAGCAGGGAACGTACCCGATCGACTTCGGCAAGGCCTGGATCAAGTCGCCGCGGCTCGCCGCCGGGCAGGCACCGATCATGCACTACAACCGTGAGCTGATGATGGCGATTCTGTGGGACCGCATGCCCTACTTGAGCGCGATGCTCAACACGAAGGTGATCAGCCTCGACGACGCCCCTGACGCCTACGCGACCTTCGACACCGGCGTGTCCGAGAAGTTCATCATCGATCCCCACGGCCTCATTGCCGCCTGA
- a CDS encoding type 1 glutamine amidotransferase domain-containing protein, giving the protein MTNDLHGRKIAILATDGVERVELEEPLGALLGAGAQAELLSLHTGEINARQMDIEPAGTFTVDKKVADARMGDYDALLLPGGTMNPDQLRADPDAVAFVRGFVETGKPVATICHGPWTLAEADVLHGRRLTSWPSIRTDLRNAGAEVVDEEVVIDRQLISSRGPQDLSAFCKAIVERFANAPQPT; this is encoded by the coding sequence ATGACCAACGACTTGCACGGCAGGAAGATCGCAATCCTGGCCACGGACGGCGTTGAGCGCGTCGAGCTCGAAGAACCTCTCGGCGCACTGCTGGGTGCTGGAGCGCAGGCTGAACTCCTGTCCCTCCACACCGGCGAAATCAACGCGCGCCAGATGGACATCGAGCCGGCCGGAACCTTCACCGTGGACAAGAAGGTCGCCGACGCCCGGATGGGTGACTACGACGCGCTCCTGCTGCCCGGCGGCACCATGAACCCCGACCAGCTGCGCGCCGACCCCGACGCCGTCGCCTTCGTGAGGGGGTTCGTGGAGACAGGGAAGCCCGTTGCCACCATCTGCCACGGACCCTGGACCCTGGCCGAGGCTGACGTGCTGCACGGTCGCCGCCTCACCTCTTGGCCCAGCATTCGGACTGACCTGCGCAACGCCGGCGCCGAGGTCGTCGACGAGGAGGTCGTAATTGACCGCCAGCTGATCTCCAGCCGCGGCCCGCAGGACCTCTCTGCCTTCTGCAAGGCGATCGTCGAACGCTTCGCCAACGCACCGCAACCCACCTGA
- a CDS encoding putative quinol monooxygenase, with amino-acid sequence MTTQVSKAVLVRLEALPGREDDVRDFLNQALSVVMGEPKTVRWIGIQFGPSSFGIFDAFPDDEGRQTHLSGAVAKALGEKTGELFEEPTIEQLDVVVEKQPA; translated from the coding sequence ATGACAACGCAGGTCAGCAAAGCGGTTCTGGTGCGCCTCGAAGCGCTGCCCGGCAGGGAAGACGACGTCCGCGACTTCTTGAACCAGGCGCTGTCGGTCGTCATGGGGGAGCCCAAGACCGTCAGGTGGATCGGAATCCAGTTCGGACCATCGTCGTTCGGGATCTTCGATGCCTTTCCCGACGATGAGGGACGTCAGACGCATCTGTCGGGTGCGGTCGCCAAAGCGCTCGGCGAGAAGACGGGTGAGCTCTTCGAGGAGCCCACAATCGAGCAACTCGATGTCGTCGTGGAGAAGCAGCCCGCGTAG
- a CDS encoding aldo/keto reductase yields MADPRAVSLPCGVAVTALGQGTWGMGENPGRRAAEVSALRAGLDLGMTLVDTAEMYGDGAAEEVVAEAVAGRRDEVFLVSKVLPSHADARGVAEACRGSLRRLRTDRIDLYLLHWRGAVQLEETVEAFEALVREGAIRSWGVSNLDVDDLADLPPGAGPQTDQVLYNLSRRGPEYGLLPRCRELSIPVMAYSPVEQGRLLRHTALRDVAAAHGATPAQIALAWVLRHEDVIAIPKASSRAHVEENRTALEVDLTAEDLAMLDRAFPPPKSKRPLEML; encoded by the coding sequence ATGGCGGATCCGCGGGCGGTCAGCCTTCCTTGTGGGGTTGCGGTCACGGCGCTCGGTCAAGGTACCTGGGGGATGGGGGAGAATCCCGGGCGCCGCGCGGCCGAGGTGTCGGCCTTGCGTGCCGGGCTGGACCTGGGGATGACTCTTGTCGACACCGCCGAGATGTACGGGGACGGCGCGGCGGAGGAGGTGGTCGCCGAGGCGGTGGCCGGACGGCGGGACGAGGTCTTCTTGGTCAGCAAGGTGCTTCCCTCCCATGCGGACGCCCGCGGAGTGGCCGAGGCCTGCCGGGGGAGCCTGCGCCGTCTGCGCACGGACCGGATCGATCTGTATCTGCTGCACTGGCGTGGAGCCGTGCAGCTGGAGGAGACGGTTGAGGCGTTCGAGGCCTTGGTGCGGGAGGGTGCCATCCGCTCCTGGGGTGTGAGCAACCTGGACGTGGATGATCTCGCGGACCTGCCGCCTGGAGCCGGGCCGCAGACCGATCAGGTGCTGTACAACCTCAGCCGTCGAGGGCCTGAGTACGGTCTGCTGCCCAGGTGTCGTGAACTATCGATCCCCGTGATGGCGTACTCGCCGGTCGAGCAGGGCCGACTGCTCCGCCACACGGCGCTGCGGGACGTGGCAGCCGCCCACGGTGCGACGCCCGCGCAGATCGCCCTGGCCTGGGTCCTGCGGCACGAGGACGTCATTGCCATCCCGAAGGCGTCCTCCCGCGCGCACGTCGAGGAGAACAGAACAGCTCTGGAGGTGGACCTGACCGCCGAGGACCTCGCGATGCTGGACCGGGCGTTCCCGCCCCCGAAGAGCAAACGCCCGCTGGAGATGCTGTGA
- a CDS encoding trypsin-like serine protease: MNKGFKKKRVVAIAAASVMMPLVAAVPASATTGAEVRDGARSFTVRLDIGKGTRGCSGVLVDAQWVLTARSCFADNPATSIDIPAGAPALRTTATVGRTDLTTGTGEVREVVQLVPRTDRDVTLARLDKPVAGVAPVTVGTQQPSAGEALTAAGFGRTKTEWAPLRLHTATLGIDAVQSQDISFHGQDGQALCAGDTGGPLLRESGGNAELVGINSRSYQGGCFGIEATETRSDGISSRVDDLGDWIAKNRLAARAPEQIKHLTTGDFNRDGHPDIAAILDDNNLYAFYGTSDGKLTYGRELWAHDGTWGSKARILGGDFNGDGNADIAALKDDGAFHNYAGTSGDLLSPAASMWKDKTFASYLPTTYRAKGWTRDGLVAIAPTGRLYAYATGANGILTDSRTEVWHDATWDKKFLTSADFNGDGLNDIAAISQKGELALYPGKTDGTFANAKLMWDDASWGGFHALLSGDFNGDGNADIVVLNSVDHLYLYPGDGKGGLGTRRSMWPAIG, from the coding sequence ATGAACAAGGGCTTCAAGAAAAAGCGGGTAGTCGCTATAGCGGCCGCGTCCGTCATGATGCCGCTCGTGGCCGCCGTTCCGGCGAGTGCCACCACCGGCGCGGAGGTCCGGGACGGTGCACGGTCCTTCACCGTCCGCCTCGACATCGGGAAGGGCACCCGGGGCTGTTCCGGGGTTCTGGTCGACGCCCAATGGGTCCTTACCGCGCGAAGCTGCTTCGCCGACAACCCGGCCACGAGCATCGACATCCCCGCAGGAGCGCCCGCGCTCCGCACGACCGCCACTGTCGGCCGTACCGACCTCACCACAGGGACCGGCGAGGTCCGCGAGGTCGTCCAGCTCGTTCCGCGCACCGACCGCGACGTGACGCTCGCCCGGCTCGACAAGCCCGTCGCCGGGGTGGCTCCCGTCACCGTCGGTACTCAGCAGCCGAGCGCCGGCGAGGCCCTGACCGCCGCCGGATTCGGCCGTACGAAGACCGAGTGGGCCCCGCTGCGCCTGCACACCGCCACCCTCGGCATCGACGCCGTCCAGAGCCAGGACATCAGCTTCCACGGGCAGGACGGACAGGCCCTGTGTGCGGGGGACACCGGCGGCCCGCTGCTGCGCGAGAGTGGCGGCAACGCCGAACTCGTCGGCATCAACTCCCGTTCCTACCAGGGAGGGTGCTTCGGTATCGAGGCGACGGAGACCCGCTCCGACGGAATCTCCTCGCGCGTCGACGATCTCGGCGACTGGATCGCGAAGAACAGGCTCGCCGCTCGCGCCCCGGAGCAGATCAAGCACCTCACCACCGGCGACTTCAACCGCGACGGGCACCCCGACATCGCGGCGATCCTCGACGACAACAACTTGTACGCCTTCTACGGCACGAGTGACGGCAAGCTCACCTATGGCCGCGAGCTGTGGGCGCACGACGGCACCTGGGGTTCCAAGGCCCGCATCCTGGGCGGCGACTTCAACGGCGACGGCAACGCCGACATCGCGGCTCTCAAGGACGACGGCGCCTTCCACAACTACGCCGGAACCAGCGGCGACCTGCTCAGCCCGGCGGCAAGCATGTGGAAGGACAAGACCTTCGCGAGCTACCTGCCGACGACGTACCGTGCCAAGGGCTGGACGCGCGACGGCCTCGTTGCCATCGCGCCCACCGGCCGCCTCTACGCGTACGCGACCGGGGCCAACGGCATCCTCACCGACAGTCGCACCGAGGTGTGGCACGACGCCACCTGGGACAAGAAGTTCCTCACCAGCGCCGACTTCAACGGGGACGGCCTCAACGACATCGCCGCGATCTCCCAGAAGGGCGAACTGGCCCTCTACCCGGGGAAGACGGACGGTACATTCGCCAACGCCAAACTGATGTGGGACGACGCGAGCTGGGGCGGCTTCCACGCCCTGCTGAGCGGCGATTTCAACGGTGACGGCAACGCCGACATCGTTGTTCTCAACAGCGTCGACCACCTCTACCTCTACCCCGGAGACGGTAAGGGCGGGCTCGGCACCCGCCGCAGCATGTGGCCCGCCATAGGCTGA
- a CDS encoding helix-turn-helix domain-containing protein, with product MSDHDQTAFHVLTRSAGLTANQRLVLMLYATHKTDRSGAVPVTAAELAAHLGLAPTVFSRTRRQLVAGGWLEESERFGHIRFYRLAPKSTGEQVVVPLRRTGTR from the coding sequence GTGAGCGACCACGACCAGACCGCATTCCACGTGCTGACGCGCTCGGCAGGCCTGACGGCCAACCAGCGCCTCGTCCTCATGCTCTACGCGACGCACAAAACCGACCGCTCCGGCGCCGTCCCGGTGACCGCCGCCGAGCTTGCCGCGCACCTCGGGCTCGCGCCCACCGTGTTCTCCCGCACCCGTCGCCAGCTCGTCGCGGGTGGATGGCTGGAGGAATCGGAACGGTTCGGTCACATCCGCTTCTACCGCCTCGCCCCGAAGAGCACCGGAGAGCAGGTCGTGGTCCCCCTGCGCCGGACCGGCACCCGCTGA
- a CDS encoding NADPH-dependent F420 reductase — MKIGIVGAGHIGGNLTRRLTALGHDVSVANSRGPQTLSELAEETGATAVPVAEAGQGADIFVVTIPVKNIPDLPAGLLDGATEGFVLIDTGNYYPQRDGRIAGIEDEGLTESRWTERQLGHPVVKVFNATYAQDLLDKPRPAGAADRIALPLTGDDEEAKKTVTSLLDELGFDAVDAGGLDESWRQQPGTPVYGLAAGADEVVAALAAATPERPAQFRA, encoded by the coding sequence ATGAAGATCGGCATTGTCGGCGCGGGACACATCGGCGGGAACCTCACCCGCCGTCTGACGGCGCTCGGGCATGACGTGAGCGTGGCCAATTCGCGTGGCCCACAGACGCTGTCCGAGCTCGCCGAGGAGACCGGGGCCACCGCGGTTCCCGTCGCCGAGGCGGGGCAGGGCGCGGACATCTTCGTGGTCACGATCCCGGTGAAGAACATCCCCGACCTGCCCGCCGGGCTCCTCGACGGCGCGACGGAGGGGTTCGTCCTCATCGACACCGGCAACTACTACCCGCAGCGCGACGGCCGGATCGCCGGGATCGAGGACGAGGGCCTCACCGAGAGCCGATGGACCGAGCGTCAGCTCGGGCACCCGGTGGTGAAGGTCTTCAACGCCACCTACGCCCAGGACCTCCTGGACAAGCCGCGCCCCGCAGGCGCCGCCGACCGCATCGCCCTGCCCCTCACCGGTGACGACGAGGAGGCGAAGAAGACCGTGACGTCCCTGCTCGACGAACTCGGCTTCGACGCCGTCGACGCGGGCGGCCTCGACGAATCCTGGCGCCAGCAGCCCGGCACCCCGGTCTACGGGCTGGCCGCGGGCGCCGACGAGGTCGTCGCCGCGCTGGCCGCCGCCACCCCGGAGCGTCCAGCGCAATTCCGCGCCTGA
- a CDS encoding DNA glycosylase AlkZ-like family protein produces MTATSGTEAVTGLSLPEARRVAVAAAGLNPPLAEATPAAVLDRLRIVQLDSINVLARAHQLTLAARLPHATFAGIDAALDQASPPLAFEYPAHAHALVPLGDWPLWAFRRRASRARPEYPPPAERERILHLVRSRGPLTHRDLRPEGEQPSTGWSWGPVKRAVEFMLWAGDLICVRRTPTWQRLLDLPERHLATALHTNRLTDEECLTALLTHAARALGIATTADLADYLRISTRTTAALLPHTPLLPATVEGWTEPAWAHPDALTPPAPADDPPVFLGPFDNLIFNRPRTQRLFGFTHTLEAYKPAAKREHGYYVCPLLHHDQLIARADLTRTTHAVTITQTSTETNAPGNASALIHEALQHLTHAAQ; encoded by the coding sequence GTGACCGCCACCAGCGGCACCGAAGCCGTCACCGGCCTCTCCCTCCCCGAGGCCCGCCGCGTCGCCGTCGCCGCCGCCGGCCTCAACCCCCCACTGGCCGAGGCCACCCCCGCCGCCGTCCTGGACCGGCTCCGCATCGTCCAGCTCGACTCCATCAACGTCCTCGCCCGCGCCCACCAGCTCACCCTGGCCGCCCGCCTGCCCCACGCCACGTTCGCCGGCATCGACGCCGCCCTCGACCAGGCCTCGCCACCGCTCGCCTTCGAATACCCCGCCCACGCCCACGCCCTGGTCCCGCTCGGCGACTGGCCCCTGTGGGCCTTCCGCCGCCGCGCCTCCCGCGCCCGCCCCGAATACCCCCCGCCCGCCGAACGCGAACGCATCCTCCACCTCGTCCGCTCCCGCGGCCCGCTCACCCACCGCGACCTGCGCCCCGAGGGCGAACAACCCTCCACCGGCTGGAGCTGGGGGCCCGTCAAACGCGCGGTGGAGTTCATGCTCTGGGCCGGAGACCTGATCTGCGTACGCCGCACCCCCACCTGGCAACGCCTCCTCGACCTCCCCGAGCGCCACCTGGCCACCGCACTGCACACCAACCGCCTCACCGACGAGGAATGCCTCACCGCCCTCCTCACCCACGCCGCCCGCGCCCTCGGCATCGCCACCACCGCCGACCTCGCCGACTACCTCCGCATCTCCACCCGCACCACCGCCGCTCTCCTCCCGCACACCCCACTGCTGCCCGCCACCGTCGAAGGATGGACCGAACCGGCCTGGGCCCACCCCGACGCCCTCACCCCACCCGCCCCGGCAGACGACCCACCCGTCTTCCTCGGCCCCTTCGACAACCTCATCTTCAACCGCCCCCGCACCCAACGCCTCTTCGGCTTCACCCACACCCTGGAGGCCTACAAACCCGCCGCGAAGCGCGAGCACGGCTACTACGTCTGCCCCCTCCTCCACCACGACCAGCTCATCGCCCGCGCAGACCTCACCCGCACCACACACGCCGTCACGATCACCCAGACAAGCACCGAAACCAACGCGCCCGGGAACGCCAGCGCTCTTATCCACGAAGCTCTGCAACACCTCACCCACGCCGCACAGTGA
- a CDS encoding MFS transporter produces MTPTPAAATPTPQAPSGWPVLARRPVAPLLALAFAARTTAAVLPIALLLALADRYGYARAGLVGGTTTLVLALLVPLRGRALDRFGHRHALLIMGTATMTLTATAAGSVAARWPWWTTLLLVLAANLTNPPLNAALRSSWRRLVTTPTQLKTVHSADSILEEAGFVVAPLTAGVLITWLGPVAAYESATALYLTVIALYLTAARLWGLTPTKPPAAQAGRSERARRAHRWLGPLAQPRIIGIMIPMLVMGTLFGGTSIYVPAYSQHEHATTLIGPLLAATSAGGVLGGLLYALLPTQRLAPWTLYRLLTAGFALPACFLLAARPPWALALLLLLSGLFVTPLFITAFLLIDTHATDDVRTEANTWVGASTDVANGVVAAVIGALTAHNSFTTALTVLTACAALGLLTALLLPAPEKSTVPETSPHVPANDAPATTA; encoded by the coding sequence ATGACCCCCACTCCCGCCGCCGCGACCCCCACCCCGCAGGCCCCGAGCGGCTGGCCGGTCCTCGCCCGCCGCCCCGTCGCGCCGCTCCTCGCGCTCGCGTTCGCGGCCCGGACGACCGCGGCCGTACTTCCCATCGCGCTGCTCCTGGCGCTCGCCGACCGCTACGGGTACGCGCGCGCCGGACTCGTCGGCGGCACCACCACCCTCGTCCTGGCCCTCCTGGTCCCCCTGCGTGGCCGCGCCCTCGACCGCTTCGGCCACCGCCACGCCCTCCTGATCATGGGCACCGCCACGATGACCCTGACCGCGACCGCCGCCGGGAGCGTCGCCGCCCGCTGGCCCTGGTGGACGACCCTCCTCCTCGTCCTCGCCGCCAACCTCACCAACCCGCCCCTCAACGCCGCCCTGCGTTCCTCCTGGCGGCGCCTGGTCACCACACCCACCCAGCTCAAGACGGTCCACTCGGCCGACAGCATCCTCGAAGAAGCCGGCTTCGTCGTCGCCCCCCTGACCGCCGGAGTCCTCATCACCTGGCTCGGCCCCGTGGCCGCCTACGAAAGCGCCACCGCCCTCTACCTCACCGTCATCGCCCTCTACCTCACCGCCGCCCGCCTCTGGGGCCTCACCCCCACCAAACCCCCCGCCGCGCAGGCCGGGCGGAGCGAGCGCGCGCGGCGCGCGCACCGCTGGCTCGGGCCACTCGCCCAGCCCCGCATCATCGGGATCATGATCCCCATGCTCGTCATGGGCACCCTGTTCGGCGGGACCAGCATCTACGTCCCCGCCTACAGCCAGCACGAGCACGCCACCACCCTCATCGGCCCCCTCCTCGCCGCCACCAGCGCCGGCGGCGTCCTCGGCGGCCTCCTCTACGCCCTCCTGCCCACCCAGCGCCTGGCCCCCTGGACCCTCTACCGGCTCCTGACCGCAGGGTTCGCGCTGCCCGCCTGCTTCCTCCTGGCCGCCCGCCCCCCCTGGGCCCTCGCCCTCCTCCTCCTGCTCAGCGGCTTGTTCGTCACCCCGCTGTTCATCACCGCGTTCCTCCTCATCGACACCCACGCCACCGACGACGTCCGCACCGAGGCCAACACGTGGGTAGGCGCGAGCACGGACGTGGCCAACGGCGTCGTCGCCGCCGTCATCGGCGCCCTCACCGCCCACAACAGCTTCACCACCGCCCTGACCGTCCTCACCGCCTGCGCCGCCCTCGGCCTCCTGACCGCACTCCTCCTCCCCGCCCCCGAGAAGAGCACCGTGCCCGAAACCTCCCCACACGTGCCCGCCAACGACGCACCGGCCACGACCGCGTGA
- a CDS encoding putative 2OG-Fe(II) oxygenase — translation MRDVLTEAVLSRLGEGKVFGYKQETSRDLTTWGVAELDALTGWVGRMTRQLVEKLAGVPLGEAFARSAGREGEGAGVRAAGIVASRSWASVYRAGDRHAAHFHPNTAWSAIYYLTAPGVCELDLLDPRPVGYFDAGIVFAGEDQRMRLSCSPGDLVIIPGWLRHEVPEFQDDEVRISLSWNLNYSLHRG, via the coding sequence GTGCGGGATGTCCTCACCGAGGCGGTCCTCTCCCGCCTGGGGGAGGGGAAGGTGTTCGGCTACAAGCAGGAGACCTCCCGGGACCTGACCACATGGGGTGTGGCGGAGCTGGACGCGCTGACGGGCTGGGTCGGCCGGATGACGCGTCAGCTGGTGGAGAAGCTGGCCGGCGTCCCGCTGGGGGAGGCGTTCGCGCGCTCGGCGGGCCGGGAGGGCGAGGGTGCGGGGGTGCGGGCGGCGGGGATCGTGGCGTCGCGGAGCTGGGCGAGCGTGTACCGGGCGGGTGACCGGCATGCGGCGCACTTCCACCCGAACACGGCCTGGTCGGCGATCTACTACCTGACCGCTCCCGGTGTGTGTGAGCTGGACCTGCTCGATCCCCGCCCCGTGGGCTACTTCGATGCGGGGATCGTCTTCGCGGGGGAGGACCAGCGGATGCGGCTCTCCTGCTCACCCGGCGACCTCGTGATCATTCCGGGGTGGCTGCGTCACGAGGTGCCCGAATTCCAGGACGACGAGGTGCGTATTTCCCTTTCCTGGAACCTGAACTACTCGCTCCATCGCGGCTGA